GATGTTCTGCGAGCTGCCGTTCGCCGTCATCGTGATGTCAGCCGTCGTCGTCTGGTTCGCCGTGATGTTGACCTGCACCGAGCGGGTCGCGAAGCCGGCCGCGCTGATGTCCAGCATCCGCGTGCCAACCGGCACGTCGGTGATGGTGTACGCGCCGTTCGCATCCGTCTGATCCTGCCGTGAGGTGCCGCGCACCGAGAGGTTCGCGCCGTTGATCGGCTGGTTATCGGCGGCATTGCGGATGGTGCCAGCCACCGCGCCGCGCTGGAAGCCGCCAGCGCCCGCACCAACCAGGGTGTACCAGGGACCGCAGTCGTCGGTCACGGTCAGCGACACCGTCCCCGCCTGGCCAGCGCTGAGCTGCGAGACGCGGAAGCCGAGTTGACTGCCAAAGGTCGGCGGGGCGTAGGTGAACGGCTGCGTGACGTTGGTGTAGCTGCCGATGGTCACGCTGACGTTGCGGAACTGGGTGAAGCGGAGCTGTCGCACGACGCCTGCCCCGGCCTGTACCGACACGTCGAAGGTGGCGCCGCCAGCCGGCGTGGTGGTCACGACAATCATCGGGCGCGGCGACTGGCAGGCAACCTGCGTCGGCGCGGGCACAGCCGTCTGGGTTGGCGTCGGCGTGCGGGTCGGCGTCGCGGTAGCCACCGAGGTCGAGGTCGCAGGCGGAGGCGAGCCGCCGCCGCTCACGGCCCGCGAGGCGTTGATGCGGCCCCAGGCAAACTGCGAGCCTGTGCCGCTGATCGCGTCCGAGCTGCTCTGAATCACCGAGATCACGGACGCCGGTGTGCGGTTCGGATCCAGCGAGAAGATCAGGCCGGCCAGCCCGGCGACGTACGGCGAGGCCATCGAGGTGCCGCTGTAGCTGGCGTAGCTGCCGCTGCGGACCGTCGAGAGGATGCTGGAGCCAGGCGCGGCCACGTCAACGTTCGTCGCGCGGTTCGAGAAGGATGCGAGCGCATCGGTGGAGGTCGTCGCGGCCACCGAGATCACGTTGGGGCAGTTGGCCGGTGAGCCGGACGCGCTCAGCCCGCTGTTCCCCGCTGCCGCCACCACCACGACGCCCTGGCTGTAGGCCCAGTTCATCATGTCGGATTCGGACTGGGAGCATGCGCCATCGCGCCCGAGGCTCATGTTGACGACGTGTGCGCCGTTCTGCACGGCCCAGGAGACGCCGTTCAGGATGTTCGAGGTCGAGCCGCTGCCGCTGTCGCTCAGCACCTTCGCATTCATCAGGCTGACTTCCGGCGCCAGCCCCGACACGCCGACGCCGTTGTTGCCGGCCGCGCCGATGATCCCCGCGACATGGGTGCCGTGATCGCAGTAGTCGTCGAAGCCGGTAGCCGAGCTGGTGAAGTCCTGATTCATGATCACGCGACCGCGCAGGTCCGGGTGCCCGGCCTGGCCATCGCTGGAAGTACGGCCCGTCTGCTGGCTGAAGACGCCGCAGTCCACGACAGCCACTCGCACAGTCGGCGAGCCGCGCGTCACGTCCCAGGCCGCCGGCGCATTGACCTTGGTCAGCGCCCACTGGCTGCTGTACGACGGATCGTTCGGCGTGTAGTACGCCTGGACGGTGTAGTCCGGCTCGGCGTACAGGACATCGGCGCGCGCCTGGTAGGCGGCGAGGGCTGCGTTGCCGCGTCCGGTGGGAACGTCCACCACCACGGCATCGGTCAAGGCGACAGCACGCGCCCGCACGGCCCCGGCTCGGACGTGGGCGTCCACCTGCCCGTTGCGGCCAGCGCCAGCCTTGAACCGCACGATGATCGGCTCGGTCGGGCCGGTCGCCACCGGCGGCGTCGTGCCGGCCGGGGTGGGATCGGCCGACGTCGGGTCGGTCCGGGTGGCCGGGTTGGCCGGCACACTGCCGCTCGACACCGACGAGCCGTCGGTTGTGCCCGCCGAGCCGACCGACGCCGAATCGACGCCGCCACCTGAGCGGACGGATGGAGTCGGGGCGGTCGACCGCTCGCCGATGGCCGGCGCACCCGGCACGTCACCGGTCCAGACATCGCCGGCCGGCATCGGCGGGCGGGCGCCAGGCTCCGCGAGCTGGGCTGCCGCCGGAGTCGGCGCAAGCTGCTGCACGCCGGGCAGGCCGACGACGGCGGTGAGTACCAGGACGAGAACCAGCCGAGCGAGGAGAGTGGTACGCATCTGTGCTCCCGAGCCGTCCGCAGGAGTCTTCGCAGGGCGGCGCTTGTCGACCGTGTACCAGAGTCGAAACGCTGCCTAGCCCAGAAATGGGACGTGCTGTTTGCTCGCTGACAGCAGATGACCCAGGCGGGCTAGCCTCGGCAGGCGACGGCCCGAAATCGCGTTCAGGACATCTGTGCGCGCGCCGTGCGCCGCCAGCCCCGGGGAGGGGGTTGGTAGACGCCTGTAACAATCTTCTGTTCAGACGCAGCGCAGGGGAGTGGTATACTCGCGCGGCAACCCCGGCACGCCGGGTGCAGTCTGGCGCTCGCGGCTGGAGGCTCCACCCCTATGATCGAAGAGATCATCGCTCAGGTCGAGCGCATCCTCCGGATCGGCCTGACGATCATCACCGCCTATCTTGTTGCGCTGTGGATCGCCAGCATCTGGTGGACCTTCCGCGACATTCGCTCCCGCACGACGGACCTCTTCCTGCAGGTCGCCGCGACGCTCCTGGTGACGATCTTCAGCTTCGCCGGGCTGCTGATCTACATCATTCTGCGGCCGACCAAGACGCTCTCGCAGTTGTACGAGGAGTCGCTGGAAGAGGAAGCGTTCCTCCAGGGGATCCAGGTCCAGAGCGCCTGCCCCGTCTGTAAGCAGCGCGCCGAGGCAGACTTCATCTACTGCCCGTGGTGCCAGACGCGCCTCAAGCGGATCTGTGCCCGCTGCGAGCAGCCGATGATGCTGCGCTGGAAGGCGT
The DNA window shown above is from Chloroflexota bacterium and carries:
- a CDS encoding zinc ribbon domain-containing protein, whose amino-acid sequence is MIEEIIAQVERILRIGLTIITAYLVALWIASIWWTFRDIRSRTTDLFLQVAATLLVTIFSFAGLLIYIILRPTKTLSQLYEESLEEEAFLQGIQVQSACPVCKQRAEADFIYCPWCQTRLKRICARCEQPMMLRWKACPYCGQAVQAPAAMVESLGATSELPLPGMRR
- a CDS encoding S8 family serine peptidase, translated to MRTTLLARLVLVLVLTAVVGLPGVQQLAPTPAAAQLAEPGARPPMPAGDVWTGDVPGAPAIGERSTAPTPSVRSGGGVDSASVGSAGTTDGSSVSSGSVPANPATRTDPTSADPTPAGTTPPVATGPTEPIIVRFKAGAGRNGQVDAHVRAGAVRARAVALTDAVVVDVPTGRGNAALAAYQARADVLYAEPDYTVQAYYTPNDPSYSSQWALTKVNAPAAWDVTRGSPTVRVAVVDCGVFSQQTGRTSSDGQAGHPDLRGRVIMNQDFTSSATGFDDYCDHGTHVAGIIGAAGNNGVGVSGLAPEVSLMNAKVLSDSGSGSTSNILNGVSWAVQNGAHVVNMSLGRDGACSQSESDMMNWAYSQGVVVVAAAGNSGLSASGSPANCPNVISVAATTSTDALASFSNRATNVDVAAPGSSILSTVRSGSYASYSGTSMASPYVAGLAGLIFSLDPNRTPASVISVIQSSSDAISGTGSQFAWGRINASRAVSGGGSPPPATSTSVATATPTRTPTPTQTAVPAPTQVACQSPRPMIVVTTTPAGGATFDVSVQAGAGVVRQLRFTQFRNVSVTIGSYTNVTQPFTYAPPTFGSQLGFRVSQLSAGQAGTVSLTVTDDCGPWYTLVGAGAGGFQRGAVAGTIRNAADNQPINGANLSVRGTSRQDQTDANGAYTITDVPVGTRMLDISAAGFATRSVQVNITANQTTTADITMTANGSSQNIVVSLTWGTSPGDLDIHLSGPTTSGSRFHLYWNNPSAVSHAVLSADQHNGYGPESVTIRRSALTNNWVPGEYRIWSHNYSGTPGYGGSSARVAVSRGGTELGSYDVANASGTSSQLLWRSVNLTVDTNGNVSLTPVQQFLSGTSGTILRFFDGDEQMEWPTTGKR